In the genome of Eschrichtius robustus isolate mEscRob2 chromosome 2, mEscRob2.pri, whole genome shotgun sequence, the window GGAGAGAACTTTATTTTCGAAGTAAGggttttcatcaaaataaaaatctattctgTAACCTGATTTAATATCTTCAAATTCTGTCACTTCGACTCTTGTCAAATAATGCAGctcctcttcatcctcctccccAAGCAGTGCAGACACTTGTGGATGGTTAACAAATGTTGTTACCCCAAAATCTGGGATTTTGGCGATCAATTCCAACCTCTTCTGAAAAAATGGTTGGCGGAGTTTGTTATATTTCTGTTCTACTTTCAAAATCTCCTCATTGGCTTGTTCGTTAAGTCTGTCTATTTCATTTTGTACTTCATCAATATGTTCAATTGCTTcttgctgttctttttcttccttcggCAAGTTCGGAGAAGCAGACGTTTCCTCTGGCCTGGAGGCAGGAGTCCGTCTCGGTTTCTTCGGTTTCTTTGCTTGGGGTGGAAGTGAAGACTGGTGTTTGGGGGCCATGCTGGGAGAAAAGCCAAGAATCCACCCGAGGGAAGAAGCTCGTACCAGGAGCTCTGAGAACtcgtatttgtgttttttacagtttttttttttctgtaattgatttccaatctcatagtgttatggtcagaaaagatgcttgatacgatttcaattctcttaaattttccgaggcttgatctgtgacccaaaatgtgatgtatcctggagaatgttccgtgtgcacttgagaagaaagtgtattctgccactttttggtggaatgtcctataaatatcagttaaatctacctggtctattgtgtcgcttagagcttgtgtttccttatttattttctgtttggatgatctgtccattagtgtaagtggcatgttaaagtcccctactattattgtgttactgtcaatttctcatttcattgttgttagcatttgccttatgtattgaggtgtgcctatgttgggtgcataaacatttataattgttttatcttcttcttggattgatcc includes:
- the LOC137758777 gene encoding protein SET-like; translation: MAPKHQSSLPPQAKKPKKPRRTPASRPEETSASPNLPKEEKEQQEAIEHIDEVQNEIDRLNEQANEEILKVEQKYNKLRQPFFQKRLELIAKIPDFGVTTFVNHPQVSALLGEEDEEELHYLTRVEVTEFEDIKSGYRIDFYFDENPYFENKVLSKEFHLNESGDPSSKSTEIKWKSGKDLTKRSSQTQNKASRKRQHEEPESFFTWFTDHSDAGADELGEVIKDDIWPNPLQYYLVPDMDDEEGEGEEDEEEDEEEEGLEDIDEEGDEDEGEEDEEDDEGEEGEDDEGEDD